A genomic segment from Methanolobus zinderi encodes:
- a CDS encoding RAD55 family ATPase: MNVQRVATGISELDSLLEGGYPKGHGMLVSGPPGAGKTILATHFLHQSCKDGKKCMLMLTHVNVESFLEQAENIGFDFRRCLENGTLLITKSFEVRTNKIQNASRLGSGIGFVEKDCVENVQEIPDDIEVVVIDNLDMLSLYHNVEEFADKFFTINDLLSTKRCTSLFLIGQEESGIKHSIAEHIAFGSLMLYTNRDERTGKGIRQLYIPKMRCTNISLEPVSFRITPAGIKIENIFQRDEILRDALESAV; the protein is encoded by the coding sequence ATGAATGTCCAGAGAGTAGCGACCGGAATATCAGAACTTGATAGCCTGCTTGAAGGCGGATATCCGAAAGGACATGGCATGCTTGTAAGCGGACCCCCAGGTGCCGGGAAGACCATACTTGCAACTCATTTTCTGCATCAATCATGCAAGGACGGGAAAAAATGCATGCTGATGCTCACACACGTAAATGTCGAAAGCTTTCTGGAACAGGCAGAGAACATAGGTTTTGATTTCAGGCGCTGCCTGGAGAACGGAACACTTCTGATAACAAAATCCTTCGAGGTACGCACCAACAAGATACAGAACGCCTCCAGGCTGGGAAGCGGAATCGGTTTTGTAGAGAAGGACTGCGTTGAGAACGTACAGGAAATACCCGATGATATTGAGGTCGTTGTCATTGATAACCTTGACATGCTGTCTCTCTATCATAATGTAGAGGAATTTGCTGATAAGTTCTTTACCATCAATGACCTGCTTTCAACAAAAAGATGTACCAGCCTTTTTCTCATAGGGCAGGAAGAATCAGGTATAAAACACAGTATCGCAGAACACATTGCCTTTGGCAGCCTTATGCTCTATACCAACAGGGATGAGAGAACAGGAAAGGGCATAAGGCAGCTATATATACCGAAAATGAGGTGTACCAACATTTCTCTGGAACCCGTGAGTTTCAGGATAACACCAGCAGGTATAAAGATAGAGAATATCTTCCAGAGGGATGAGATACTCAGGGACGCACTGGAATCGGCTGTCTGA